Proteins encoded together in one bacterium window:
- a CDS encoding glucose 1-dehydrogenase, with product MGRLDERVAVITGAGRGVGRGVALAMAEEGARVGVIDIDGATAKETAALVEAAGGEAIAIPGDVAVRGDCRRGIEETVAAFGGLDILVNNAAWTPTPGRLLMDFDDETFERVLATNLWATFFCMQIAQPHLLERGRGAIINFASGSGTIGNEAQGAYAAAKEGIRGLSRTAAREWGPLGIRVNIVCPFANSPGMIDWAALDPEGHEAAIQQIPLRRVGDCRDDVGRVCVFLASDEADYVTGQTMWVDGGSGSVR from the coding sequence ATGGGCAGACTCGACGAACGGGTGGCCGTCATCACCGGGGCCGGGCGGGGCGTGGGCCGAGGGGTCGCGCTCGCGATGGCCGAGGAGGGCGCACGCGTCGGTGTGATCGACATCGACGGGGCGACCGCGAAGGAGACCGCAGCACTCGTCGAGGCCGCGGGGGGCGAAGCGATCGCGATCCCGGGCGACGTCGCGGTTCGGGGCGATTGCCGACGCGGCATCGAGGAGACCGTCGCCGCGTTCGGGGGACTCGACATCCTGGTGAACAACGCCGCCTGGACGCCGACTCCGGGCCGGCTCCTGATGGACTTCGACGACGAGACCTTCGAGCGGGTCCTCGCGACGAACCTGTGGGCGACGTTCTTCTGCATGCAGATCGCGCAGCCCCATCTCCTCGAACGGGGCCGCGGCGCGATCATCAACTTCGCGAGCGGCTCGGGCACGATCGGCAACGAAGCGCAGGGCGCCTATGCGGCGGCCAAGGAGGGCATCCGCGGTCTGTCGCGGACGGCGGCCCGCGAGTGGGGCCCGCTCGGCATCCGCGTGAACATCGTCTGCCCCTTCGCGAACTCGCCGGGCATGATCGACTGGGCGGCGCTCGATCCCGAGGGCCACGAGGCCGCGATCCAGCAGATCCCGCTCCGTCGGGTCGGGGACTGCCGGGACGACGTGGGCCGGGTCTGCGTCTTCCTTGCGAGCGACGAGGCGGACTACGTCACGGGCCAGACGATGTGGGTCGACGGCGGTTCCGGATCCGTCCGCTAG